A genomic region of Deinococcus sp. KSM4-11 contains the following coding sequences:
- a CDS encoding alpha/beta fold hydrolase — translation MFVDVHGLKTHAIVRGQGRPLVLVPGLGCASWMYNRVSNELARSHRVYTYDPPGHGYSEGTQQFPACIEDLTDHLAAWLVVSGLTGTAVFGHSLGGEVVFDLAARYPGLASALVACAPTGIPENPSVPMQLLRLCRDLPRERLGLLIPGLRAYRHCGVRRMLLLANDQSYHDTGPLLAKVSIPTLLLDGLNDPVIRSWTVQEIQMAIPDAVVRQIRGGTHALTDSHPRAVARFTIDFLKNLP, via the coding sequence GTGTTCGTGGACGTCCATGGCCTGAAGACCCACGCGATCGTCCGGGGACAGGGGAGACCACTGGTACTGGTTCCCGGCCTCGGGTGTGCCTCCTGGATGTATAACCGTGTGTCCAATGAACTCGCCAGATCGCACCGGGTCTATACCTATGATCCGCCCGGCCACGGCTACAGCGAGGGCACGCAGCAGTTTCCAGCGTGCATCGAGGATCTCACGGATCATCTGGCAGCCTGGCTCGTGGTCTCAGGTCTGACTGGCACGGCCGTATTCGGGCATTCGCTTGGCGGCGAGGTCGTGTTCGATCTGGCCGCACGGTATCCGGGTCTGGCCTCGGCCCTGGTCGCCTGCGCCCCAACAGGAATTCCTGAGAATCCCAGCGTGCCCATGCAGCTCCTTCGCCTGTGCCGCGATCTTCCGCGAGAACGTCTGGGGCTGTTGATTCCGGGGTTGCGGGCTTACCGGCACTGTGGGGTTCGGCGCATGCTGCTGTTGGCCAACGATCAGTCGTACCACGACACAGGGCCCTTGCTGGCAAAGGTCAGCATACCGACTCTGTTGCTGGACGGCCTGAACGATCCGGTCATCCGGTCGTGGACAGTTCAGGAGATCCAGATGGCCATTCCAGATGCGGTGGTTCGGCAGATCAGGGGTGGCACCCACGCTCTGACCGATTCTCATCCGAGAGCTGTGGCGCGATTCACGATAGATTTCCTGAAAAACCTACCATAG